One part of the Rhodococcus oxybenzonivorans genome encodes these proteins:
- a CDS encoding acyl-CoA carboxylase subunit beta, whose product MTTVQEPSAPESASTPDIHTTAGKLADLRNRQAEAQHPSGEAAVEKVHAKGKLTARERITALLDDGSFVELDALARHRSVNFGLADNRPVGDGVVTGYGTIDGRDVCVFSQDATVFGGSLGEIYGEKIVKVMDLALKTGRPLIGINEGAGARIQEGVVSLGLYGEIFHRNVQASGVIPQISLIMGPAAGGHVYSPALTDFVVMVDKTSQMFVTGPDVIKTVTGEDVTMEDLGGAHTHMVKSGVAHYVASGEQDALDYVKDLLSYLPSNNQAAAPRTQPTDPIPGAIEDFLTDEDLELDTLIPDSANQPYDMHEVIRRILDDDEFLEVQAERAGNIVVGFGRVDGRSVGIVANQPTVFAGCLDIDASEKAARFVRTCDAFNVPIITLVDVPGFLPGTDQEFNGIIRRGAKLLYAYGEATVGKITVITRKAYGGAYDVMGSKHMGADVNLAWPTAQIAVMGASGAVGFVYRKRLLEAAKNGDDVDALRLQLQREYEDTLVNPYVAAERGYVDAVIPPSHTRGQIVAALRLLERKMVTLPPKKHGNIPL is encoded by the coding sequence ATGACCACTGTTCAGGAGCCGAGCGCGCCGGAGTCGGCGAGCACGCCCGATATTCACACGACCGCGGGAAAGCTCGCCGACCTGCGTAATCGTCAGGCCGAGGCGCAGCACCCCAGCGGTGAAGCAGCGGTCGAGAAGGTCCACGCGAAGGGCAAGCTCACCGCCCGCGAACGCATCACCGCATTGTTGGACGACGGCAGCTTCGTCGAACTCGACGCCCTCGCCCGCCACCGCAGCGTGAACTTCGGCCTCGCCGACAACCGCCCCGTCGGCGACGGCGTCGTCACCGGCTACGGCACCATCGACGGCCGCGACGTGTGCGTCTTCTCCCAGGACGCCACCGTCTTCGGCGGCTCCCTCGGCGAAATCTACGGCGAAAAAATCGTCAAGGTCATGGACCTCGCCCTCAAGACCGGCCGCCCCCTGATCGGCATCAACGAAGGCGCCGGCGCCCGCATCCAGGAAGGCGTCGTCTCCCTCGGGTTGTACGGCGAAATCTTCCACCGCAACGTCCAGGCCTCCGGCGTGATCCCCCAGATCTCGCTGATCATGGGCCCCGCCGCCGGCGGCCACGTCTACTCCCCCGCCCTCACCGACTTCGTCGTGATGGTCGATAAAACCTCCCAGATGTTCGTCACCGGCCCCGACGTGATCAAAACCGTCACCGGCGAAGACGTCACCATGGAAGATTTGGGCGGCGCGCACACCCACATGGTCAAATCCGGCGTCGCCCACTACGTCGCCTCCGGCGAACAAGACGCATTGGACTACGTCAAGGACCTGCTGTCCTATCTGCCCAGCAACAACCAGGCCGCCGCCCCCCGCACCCAGCCCACCGACCCGATCCCCGGCGCCATCGAAGACTTCCTCACCGACGAGGACCTCGAACTCGACACCCTGATCCCGGACTCGGCGAACCAACCGTACGACATGCACGAGGTGATCCGCCGGATCCTCGACGACGACGAATTCCTCGAGGTCCAGGCCGAACGCGCCGGCAACATCGTCGTCGGCTTCGGCCGCGTCGACGGCCGCAGTGTCGGGATCGTCGCGAACCAGCCCACCGTCTTCGCCGGCTGCCTCGACATCGACGCCTCCGAAAAAGCCGCCCGCTTCGTGCGCACCTGCGACGCGTTCAACGTCCCGATCATCACCCTCGTCGACGTCCCGGGCTTTCTGCCCGGCACCGACCAGGAATTCAACGGCATCATCCGCCGCGGCGCGAAACTGCTCTACGCCTACGGTGAGGCCACCGTCGGGAAGATCACCGTGATCACCCGCAAGGCCTACGGCGGCGCCTACGACGTGATGGGCTCCAAACACATGGGCGCCGACGTCAACCTCGCCTGGCCCACCGCCCAGATCGCCGTCATGGGCGCCTCCGGCGCCGTCGGCTTCGTCTACCGCAAACGCCTCCTCGAGGCCGCGAAGAACGGCGACGACGTCGACGCACTGCGCCTGCAACTGCAACGCGAATACGAAGACACCCTCGTCAACCCCTACGTCGCCGCCGAACGCGGCTACGTCGACGCCGTCATCCCGCCCTCCCACACCCGCGGACAGATCGTGGCCGCCCTGCGCCTCCTCGAACGCAAAATGGTCACCCTCCCGCCCAAGAAGCATGGGAACATCCCCCTATGA
- a CDS encoding HdeD family acid-resistance protein — translation MSTSTPESADLTVRRTMTGLTVVLGLLTLGLGVAVLVWPDVTLTVVAVLIAIQFFGFGLVQIIRAFADVDAGGAARTIVGVSGALAILLAFLVLRSPLQTVVIIALVVGAWWVFRGVLEIVEGASGTAADRGLSIVLGVISVVAGAIVLLQPELSLEVFVIVVGVWMVLYGIVIVITPIVLSRMR, via the coding sequence ATGAGTACCTCGACTCCCGAATCGGCCGACCTCACCGTTCGGCGCACAATGACCGGTCTCACCGTGGTACTCGGACTGCTGACACTGGGTCTCGGGGTCGCGGTGCTGGTATGGCCGGACGTCACGCTCACCGTGGTCGCCGTCCTCATCGCCATCCAGTTCTTCGGTTTCGGTCTGGTTCAGATCATCCGGGCGTTTGCCGACGTCGACGCCGGCGGGGCCGCTCGAACGATCGTCGGCGTATCCGGTGCGCTCGCAATACTTCTGGCGTTCCTCGTGCTGCGGAGCCCCCTCCAGACGGTGGTGATCATCGCCCTCGTCGTCGGTGCGTGGTGGGTGTTCCGTGGCGTACTCGAGATTGTCGAGGGCGCGTCGGGAACTGCGGCGGACCGTGGCCTGAGCATCGTGCTCGGCGTCATCAGTGTCGTGGCCGGAGCGATCGTGCTGCTGCAACCCGAACTCTCGCTCGAGGTATTCGTCATCGTCGTCGGAGTATGGATGGTGCTGTACGGCATCGTCATCGTCATCACCCCGATCGTGCTGAGCCGTATGCGGTGA
- a CDS encoding Maf family protein, whose product MTAFVLASASPARLAVLRSAGVEPIVRVSGVDEDALIAALGAEASPEHVVTELARAKAKDVLPGLTSEGLSDFVVVGCDSMLLLDGELQGKPGSVEVARSRWASMAGRSATLLTGHSVLRVVNGSVIGDAHESSATVVHFASPEDSDLEAYLATGEPLQVAGAFTLDSLGGWFVERIDGDPSSVIGIGLPLVRTLLGRVGVGIAELWATSGRTA is encoded by the coding sequence GTGACAGCGTTCGTACTTGCCTCGGCCTCCCCGGCGCGGCTCGCTGTGCTGCGCAGCGCCGGGGTCGAGCCGATCGTCCGGGTGTCCGGCGTCGACGAGGACGCGCTCATCGCGGCACTCGGTGCCGAGGCGTCCCCGGAGCACGTCGTCACCGAACTGGCCCGCGCCAAGGCGAAGGATGTGCTGCCCGGCCTGACGAGCGAGGGCCTCTCCGACTTCGTGGTGGTCGGATGCGACTCCATGTTGCTGCTCGACGGCGAGTTGCAGGGCAAACCCGGGTCGGTAGAAGTTGCGCGCTCTCGCTGGGCGTCCATGGCCGGCCGTAGCGCGACCCTGCTTACCGGCCACAGTGTTCTGCGGGTGGTGAACGGCTCGGTGATCGGCGACGCCCACGAGTCGAGCGCCACGGTGGTTCACTTCGCGAGCCCTGAGGACTCCGACCTCGAGGCGTACCTCGCCACGGGAGAGCCCCTGCAGGTTGCGGGCGCGTTCACACTCGACAGTCTCGGTGGGTGGTTCGTCGAGCGCATCGACGGCGATCCGTCGAGCGTGATCGGGATCGGTCTACCCCTCGTGCGCACTCTCCTCGGCCGGGTGGGCGTCGGTATCGCCGAATTGTGGGCGACGTCGGGCCGTACCGCCTGA
- a CDS encoding 5-(carboxyamino)imidazole ribonucleotide synthase yields the protein MTGNSDSSPRPTTPRDLHAGQPVVTMIGGGQLARMTHQAAIALGQTLRVLSGALDEPAAQVSPDVVLGSHTDLNALREAAVGSHALTFDHEHVPTEHLDVLVAEGVNVQPPPQALVYAQDKLAMRRKLGELGAPVPAFAEVTWAEDVVKFGAQHGWPLVIKAVRGGYDGRGVWITDDSDEAERIVTQQLDNGVALLVEEKVDMRRELSAMVARSPFGQGATWPVVETVQRHGQCAVVLAPAPQLPQSLAAAAEGLALRLASELGVVGAMAVELFETSDGTLMVNELAMRPHNSGHWTMDGARTSQFEQHLRAVLDYPLGDTAPIAPLTVMANVLGASTAPEMSMDERVHHLFARMPDAKVHLYGKGERKDRKIGHVNIVGGPGSVDDPEYVAAVRERAERAAHWLSHAEWTDGWDVHGE from the coding sequence GTGACCGGCAACTCTGACTCCTCACCGCGTCCCACGACACCCCGCGATCTGCACGCCGGGCAACCCGTCGTGACGATGATCGGCGGTGGCCAACTCGCGCGGATGACGCACCAGGCCGCGATTGCGCTCGGCCAGACGCTGCGCGTGCTCTCGGGTGCGCTCGACGAACCTGCCGCGCAGGTGAGCCCCGACGTCGTTCTCGGCAGCCACACCGACCTCAACGCGCTGCGTGAGGCGGCAGTCGGTTCGCATGCGCTGACCTTCGACCACGAGCACGTCCCGACCGAGCACCTCGACGTCCTCGTCGCCGAGGGTGTCAATGTGCAGCCGCCGCCGCAGGCTCTGGTGTATGCGCAGGACAAGCTGGCGATGCGGCGCAAGCTCGGCGAGCTCGGTGCGCCCGTCCCGGCCTTCGCCGAAGTGACGTGGGCCGAGGACGTCGTGAAGTTCGGCGCGCAGCACGGATGGCCGCTTGTGATCAAGGCCGTCCGCGGCGGATACGACGGCCGGGGTGTCTGGATCACTGACGATTCGGACGAAGCCGAGCGCATCGTCACACAGCAACTCGACAACGGTGTCGCCCTCCTCGTGGAGGAGAAGGTCGACATGCGCCGCGAGCTGTCGGCGATGGTGGCACGGTCACCGTTCGGCCAGGGGGCCACGTGGCCGGTCGTGGAAACCGTTCAGCGGCACGGCCAGTGCGCCGTCGTCCTGGCTCCGGCTCCGCAGCTGCCCCAGTCACTCGCTGCAGCGGCAGAGGGACTGGCGTTGCGGCTCGCCTCCGAACTCGGTGTGGTGGGCGCCATGGCGGTAGAGCTCTTCGAAACCTCCGACGGCACCCTCATGGTCAACGAACTGGCGATGCGCCCGCACAACTCGGGCCACTGGACCATGGACGGCGCCCGCACTTCGCAGTTCGAGCAGCATCTGCGTGCCGTCCTCGACTATCCCCTCGGTGATACCGCGCCGATCGCGCCGCTCACCGTCATGGCGAACGTCCTCGGGGCGTCCACCGCTCCGGAGATGAGCATGGACGAACGGGTCCACCACCTGTTTGCGCGGATGCCCGACGCCAAGGTGCACCTCTACGGCAAGGGCGAACGCAAGGACCGCAAGATCGGCCACGTCAACATCGTGGGCGGCCCCGGGTCCGTCGACGACCCCGAGTACGTGGCCGCGGTGCGCGAGCGGGCCGAGCGGGCGGCGCATTGGCTTTCACACGCGGAATGGACCGACGGATGGGATGTACACGGTGAGTGA
- a CDS encoding MFS transporter — MPVTQLEVPDRRELGRWAPWLGLTTSLAAVFMQLLDATIVNVALPSIAVELGASVSAQLLMVSVYTLSFACSLITAARLGDLLGRRRIFLTALAVFVLASLLCGLAQTPMELVLSRAVQGLAAGSMSAQTFAIISGLFPQRAHPRVFGIYRATIGLATISGPLVGGLLIQWDLLGWGWRLIFFVNIPLGIAALVLGYFYLVDAKADGVRRLDVGGAVLSAVGLFLLIFPLAEGRERDWPTSIVVMLACSVPVLITFVVYEWRLGRRGGDPVLRVELFADRAFSIGATIAFVFFGTLTSLIFTISLTLQFGFGFSPLRAGVMTLPWALGTGIAALASSVVYRRIGNLVLPLGMLLFAGSLVVLAAQLQHEGTDPRWGALAGPLFMGGAGLGLFVAPLQTAILATVRPDNAGSVSGLLPTVQQVGSSLGLAVIGVVFFNLVATQSSEAVQAERSSLTAELVRVGVPAPLVPRAEETFVRCATDQLGSTSPMKVPDDCRSLGPGSATAWGASGQQIADSALVAARESTRAAAGEAFLQAERRILWIISAVAAAIGVASLTLPRRNRQGEAESGGTARRRPQFGDTDAHPAEESAHEG; from the coding sequence ATGCCTGTGACACAGCTTGAAGTCCCCGACCGCAGAGAGCTTGGTCGATGGGCCCCGTGGCTGGGTCTCACCACCAGTCTCGCTGCCGTGTTCATGCAACTCCTCGACGCCACGATCGTCAACGTCGCGCTGCCGAGCATCGCCGTCGAACTGGGCGCTTCGGTGTCTGCCCAGCTGCTGATGGTGAGCGTGTATACCCTCTCGTTCGCATGTTCGCTGATCACGGCCGCTCGGTTGGGTGATCTGCTCGGCAGGCGCCGGATCTTCCTCACCGCTCTGGCCGTGTTCGTTCTCGCATCCCTGCTCTGCGGGCTGGCACAGACGCCGATGGAATTGGTCCTGTCGCGGGCCGTGCAGGGCCTCGCTGCCGGATCGATGTCTGCCCAGACCTTCGCCATCATCTCGGGCCTGTTTCCCCAACGTGCCCACCCGCGGGTCTTCGGCATCTACAGGGCGACCATCGGGCTTGCGACGATCTCAGGTCCACTCGTCGGGGGCCTTCTCATCCAGTGGGATCTGCTCGGGTGGGGATGGCGCCTCATCTTCTTCGTCAACATCCCGCTCGGCATCGCCGCGCTGGTGCTCGGGTACTTCTATCTCGTCGACGCCAAGGCTGACGGTGTCCGGCGACTCGACGTGGGCGGCGCCGTCCTGTCGGCGGTGGGCCTCTTCCTGCTCATCTTCCCGCTGGCGGAGGGACGCGAGCGGGACTGGCCGACCTCGATCGTGGTGATGCTGGCCTGCTCGGTGCCGGTGCTCATCACCTTCGTCGTGTACGAGTGGCGTCTCGGGCGCCGGGGTGGCGACCCGGTGCTGCGGGTCGAACTGTTCGCCGATCGTGCGTTTTCGATCGGCGCCACCATCGCCTTCGTATTCTTCGGGACACTTACCTCGCTGATTTTCACCATCTCGCTGACGCTCCAGTTCGGCTTCGGATTCTCCCCGTTGCGGGCTGGGGTGATGACGTTGCCGTGGGCGCTGGGTACGGGTATCGCCGCGCTGGCGTCTTCGGTGGTCTACCGGCGAATCGGCAACCTCGTACTTCCGCTGGGCATGCTCCTGTTCGCGGGCTCGCTCGTCGTGCTGGCCGCGCAGTTACAGCACGAGGGAACCGATCCACGGTGGGGGGCCTTGGCTGGTCCGTTGTTCATGGGAGGTGCCGGGCTCGGGTTGTTCGTCGCCCCCCTGCAGACGGCGATCCTCGCCACTGTGCGACCCGACAATGCGGGCTCGGTGTCCGGGTTGCTCCCCACGGTCCAGCAGGTAGGCAGTTCCCTCGGCCTCGCAGTGATCGGGGTGGTGTTCTTCAACCTGGTGGCTACGCAGTCGTCGGAGGCTGTCCAGGCGGAGCGATCTTCCCTCACCGCGGAATTGGTACGAGTCGGTGTGCCGGCGCCCCTCGTTCCGCGGGCCGAGGAGACCTTCGTGCGGTGTGCCACGGACCAGCTCGGATCCACCTCGCCGATGAAGGTGCCTGACGACTGCCGGTCGCTCGGGCCGGGAAGCGCTACGGCCTGGGGTGCTTCGGGGCAGCAGATCGCAGATTCCGCCCTGGTCGCCGCCCGAGAATCCACGCGTGCGGCGGCGGGTGAGGCCTTCCTGCAGGCGGAGCGGCGCATCCTCTGGATCATCTCGGCGGTGGCCGCGGCAATCGGCGTGGCGTCGCTCACCCTTCCGCGGCGGAACCGGCAGGGCGAAGCAGAGTCAGGCGGTACGGCCCGACGTCGCCCACAATTCGGCGATACCGACGCCCACCCGGCCGAGGAGAGTGCGCACGAGGGGTAG
- a CDS encoding biotin--[acetyl-CoA-carboxylase] ligase, whose protein sequence is MWTDLNRPPLDADALRKALVRGDGEGSAGGDPRAFWSRLDVVQETGSTNADLLARAAHEDCDRHVLLAEFQGSGRGRHSRAWVSPPQAQIAVSALLTMPGMSVGDMGWLPLLTGVAVVDAVRAVAKVPAELKWPNDVLIDGRKVAGILAEVATTTPDPAVVVGIGINVTLARDELPVPHATSLLLEGAEVTDRNTLVRAVLRAIADRWQQWHDTNWDVTDLADAYRARCGTLGQRVRAELPGGTELLGIATDIDTEGRVVIAPEGRADTVAVSAGDITHLRPVRKE, encoded by the coding sequence ATGTGGACTGATCTGAACCGACCCCCGCTCGACGCCGACGCACTGCGTAAAGCCCTCGTCCGCGGCGACGGCGAAGGATCCGCCGGCGGCGATCCGCGCGCGTTCTGGTCGCGGCTGGACGTCGTGCAGGAGACCGGTTCCACCAACGCGGACCTCCTTGCGCGGGCTGCCCACGAGGACTGTGACCGGCACGTCCTGCTGGCCGAATTTCAGGGGAGCGGGCGTGGGCGCCACTCGCGCGCCTGGGTCAGCCCTCCCCAGGCGCAGATCGCAGTCTCCGCGCTGCTGACGATGCCCGGGATGAGCGTCGGCGACATGGGCTGGCTGCCGTTGCTGACCGGAGTTGCGGTGGTCGACGCGGTCCGCGCCGTCGCGAAGGTGCCCGCCGAGTTGAAGTGGCCGAACGACGTGCTGATCGACGGCCGCAAGGTGGCCGGAATTCTTGCCGAAGTGGCCACCACGACGCCTGATCCGGCGGTCGTCGTCGGAATCGGGATCAACGTCACCCTGGCCCGGGACGAGCTGCCTGTTCCACACGCGACGTCGTTGTTGCTCGAAGGCGCGGAGGTCACCGACCGGAACACGCTCGTGCGGGCGGTGCTGCGCGCCATCGCGGATCGGTGGCAGCAATGGCACGACACGAACTGGGACGTCACCGATCTCGCGGACGCCTACCGTGCCCGATGCGGCACACTCGGTCAGCGGGTGCGCGCCGAATTGCCCGGCGGCACCGAACTTCTCGGGATCGCGACGGACATCGACACCGAAGGGCGGGTGGTGATCGCGCCGGAGGGCCGAGCCGACACGGTAGCGGTCTCCGCCGGCGACATTACACATTTGCGTCCGGTGCGCAAGGAGTGA
- a CDS encoding GtrA family protein — protein MSFVDGVLARVPQPFRALALRHHELIKFAIVGGTTMVFDLAIFYSLSLTILEEKPVVAKVLSGVLATVLSYILNREWSFKNRGGRERHHEALLFFTISGIGVLIAAAPLWTANNVFDIRANQENLTTLVIVDFVLNYIIGNLLQMVFRFWALRRFAFPEQTVRIDPDLVDEAAEEEIGHA, from the coding sequence GTGTCATTCGTCGATGGTGTCCTCGCACGCGTACCCCAGCCTTTCCGGGCTCTCGCGTTGCGGCATCACGAGCTGATCAAGTTCGCCATCGTCGGCGGCACCACCATGGTGTTCGACCTGGCCATCTTCTACTCGCTCAGCCTCACGATCCTGGAAGAGAAGCCGGTCGTCGCGAAGGTTCTTTCCGGCGTCCTGGCGACAGTGCTGAGCTACATCCTCAACCGCGAATGGTCCTTCAAGAATCGCGGTGGACGCGAGCGCCACCACGAGGCGTTGCTGTTCTTCACCATCAGCGGCATCGGAGTTCTCATCGCCGCTGCACCCTTGTGGACCGCCAACAACGTCTTCGATATCCGTGCCAACCAGGAAAATCTCACCACTCTGGTGATCGTCGACTTCGTGCTCAACTACATCATCGGGAATCTTCTGCAGATGGTCTTCCGGTTCTGGGCGCTGCGCCGGTTCGCCTTCCCGGAACAGACCGTCCGCATCGATCCAGATCTGGTCGACGAGGCCGCCGAGGAAGAAATCGGCCACGCTTGA
- a CDS encoding acyl-CoA carboxylase subunit epsilon produces the protein MTAFTEERTENGSDTAAERTSVNGSAAEAALADADTALLPGAEPGATATEPFVTVIKGSPTDEEIAALVIVLTAAANSGSGDPDSHLPPESWGAPTRMHRSVAPFSPYAFPNVSASPR, from the coding sequence ATGACCGCTTTCACTGAAGAGCGCACGGAGAACGGTTCGGACACGGCGGCCGAGAGGACGTCGGTCAACGGTTCCGCCGCCGAGGCCGCCCTCGCGGACGCGGACACCGCGCTGTTGCCGGGTGCGGAACCGGGAGCCACCGCCACCGAACCCTTCGTGACGGTAATCAAGGGCTCGCCCACCGACGAGGAGATCGCGGCCCTGGTCATCGTGTTGACGGCCGCCGCGAACAGCGGCAGCGGAGACCCCGATTCGCATCTGCCACCGGAGTCCTGGGGTGCTCCCACGCGTATGCACCGCAGTGTGGCGCCCTTCTCGCCGTACGCGTTCCCGAACGTGTCGGCATCCCCGCGTTGA
- a CDS encoding sensor histidine kinase, with protein MRRRILQSILAVVILTALLLGVPLIYTAWLWVEDFTRSDLQIRLDRMATEIIAQEGADGVVEGVLDIDSLRLLTPSDGRLVVVYPTPDDGAARVDIGEPVVPSPLVESLAMGTSGSLRLEVPSDEMRTQQRQAVGAVALLVLVSVAAGTVVAVVTANRLADPLRDVAGRAARLAEGDFRPDSRRHGIPELDRVSDVLDSATVEIAGRLQREHALVADVSHQLRSRLTAVRLRLDELSEHSDPAVVVEADEAMAQVDRLTVAIDELVRSSRNSGTENHVSVIRELGVVIADWKRPFEDASRDLVLRGDATVMASTTGSRLREAVAVLVDNALMHGAGTCTVAVRLIHGQTLRAAGPDASIREATVCVEVSDEGDGVSNDLAPHIFDRGFSGAGSTGVGLALARALIEADGGRLELQRRRPALFAIFVPVAREHVPTRVAGIREPR; from the coding sequence GTGCGCCGCAGAATTCTCCAGTCGATCCTCGCTGTCGTCATCCTCACGGCGTTACTGCTCGGTGTCCCGCTGATCTACACCGCCTGGTTGTGGGTGGAGGACTTCACCCGCAGTGACCTCCAAATCCGCCTCGACCGGATGGCGACGGAAATCATCGCTCAAGAAGGTGCGGACGGTGTGGTGGAGGGGGTCCTCGACATCGATTCGCTGCGTCTTCTGACCCCGTCGGACGGCCGGTTGGTGGTGGTATATCCGACCCCCGACGACGGCGCCGCCCGCGTCGATATCGGGGAACCCGTCGTCCCCTCACCGCTGGTCGAGTCCCTGGCGATGGGCACGTCCGGTTCCCTGCGCCTCGAGGTTCCGTCCGACGAGATGCGCACTCAGCAACGCCAGGCGGTGGGCGCCGTGGCGCTGCTGGTCCTGGTGTCGGTCGCAGCCGGAACCGTGGTCGCGGTCGTCACGGCCAACCGGCTCGCCGACCCGCTGCGGGACGTGGCCGGCCGCGCTGCCCGTCTCGCCGAGGGCGATTTTCGCCCGGACAGTCGTCGCCACGGCATTCCCGAACTGGACAGGGTGTCCGATGTCCTCGATTCCGCCACCGTCGAGATCGCCGGCAGGCTGCAGCGTGAGCACGCCCTCGTCGCCGATGTGTCCCACCAGTTGCGCAGCCGCCTGACCGCTGTGCGCCTGCGCCTCGACGAACTGTCGGAGCACTCCGACCCCGCCGTCGTGGTCGAAGCGGACGAGGCGATGGCGCAGGTGGACCGCCTCACCGTCGCGATCGACGAACTGGTGCGCTCCTCGCGCAACAGCGGTACCGAAAACCACGTTTCCGTGATCCGGGAACTCGGCGTCGTCATCGCCGACTGGAAACGGCCTTTCGAGGATGCCTCCCGCGACCTGGTGCTGCGCGGTGATGCCACGGTGATGGCGTCGACCACGGGCTCACGGCTGCGTGAGGCCGTCGCGGTGCTCGTCGACAATGCCCTCATGCACGGCGCCGGTACCTGCACTGTCGCGGTGCGGCTGATTCACGGGCAGACGCTCAGGGCGGCGGGTCCGGATGCTTCCATCCGCGAAGCGACGGTGTGCGTGGAGGTCTCCGACGAAGGCGACGGGGTGAGCAACGACCTCGCGCCGCATATCTTCGACCGCGGGTTCTCCGGGGCCGGATCCACCGGAGTCGGGCTCGCGCTGGCCAGGGCGCTGATAGAGGCCGACGGGGGCCGGCTCGAGTTGCAGCGGCGCCGGCCGGCGTTGTTCGCGATCTTCGTCCCGGTCGCGCGGGAGCACGTGCCGACCCGGGTGGCCGGGATCAGGGAGCCACGGTAG
- a CDS encoding PH domain-containing protein has protein sequence MGYPEDALADDEELLLHRHPHWKMLLLPAVTLVAATAVAGFALGFAGNKLDGSSLNVAMIVVVALWLAVVTWRCLAPFLSWKSTHFIATDRRVLIRHGVLTHTGIDIPMGRISNVQFRHGLLDRMLRTGTLVIVSSSDDPLEFDDIPDVQRVHSLLYHQVFDAMDLHRGREREDPRGDVDPGKGW, from the coding sequence ATGGGATACCCCGAGGATGCCCTCGCCGACGACGAGGAACTCTTACTCCATCGTCATCCGCACTGGAAGATGTTGCTGCTGCCTGCCGTCACCCTGGTAGCGGCAACGGCTGTTGCCGGATTCGCGCTCGGCTTCGCCGGGAACAAACTCGACGGGTCGTCGCTGAACGTCGCAATGATCGTGGTGGTCGCGCTCTGGCTTGCGGTCGTGACCTGGCGATGCCTGGCACCGTTCCTCAGCTGGAAGTCCACACACTTCATCGCCACCGACCGTCGGGTACTCATCCGGCACGGCGTGCTGACCCACACAGGCATCGACATTCCGATGGGACGAATCAGCAACGTCCAGTTCCGGCACGGCCTGCTCGACCGGATGCTGCGTACCGGCACACTGGTCATCGTCTCGTCCTCCGACGACCCCCTCGAGTTCGACGACATTCCCGACGTACAGCGTGTCCACTCGCTCCTGTACCACCAGGTGTTCGACGCGATGGATCTGCACCGTGGTCGCGAGCGCGAAGACCCTCGCGGGGACGTCGATCCCGGCAAAGGCTGGTAA
- a CDS encoding response regulator transcription factor gives MTAVLLAEDDEAIAAPLSRALGREGYDVTIEHTGPAALEQALDGAYDLLILDLGLPGMDGLEVCRQVRAHSSDLAVLMLTARTDEVDFVVGLDAGADDYVGKPFRLAELMARVRALLRRRGGGEDSVVEVGGIRLEPAARRVMVNGAEIALANKEYELLRVLLEHAGQVVSRDTILAEVWGDVELRGSKTLDMHMSWLRRKIGDEGPAAERRIATVRGVGFRINTD, from the coding sequence GTGACTGCCGTATTGCTTGCCGAAGATGACGAAGCCATTGCCGCCCCGCTGTCGCGGGCACTGGGTCGGGAGGGATACGACGTCACCATCGAGCACACGGGGCCGGCGGCGTTGGAACAGGCGCTCGATGGTGCGTACGACCTGTTGATCCTCGACCTCGGATTACCGGGAATGGACGGTCTCGAGGTCTGCCGGCAAGTCCGCGCCCACAGTTCGGACCTGGCGGTGCTCATGCTCACCGCCCGCACCGACGAAGTGGATTTCGTCGTCGGTCTCGACGCCGGCGCCGATGACTATGTCGGCAAACCGTTTCGGCTGGCGGAGCTGATGGCGCGGGTCCGTGCCCTCCTGCGTCGCCGCGGCGGCGGCGAGGATTCCGTCGTCGAGGTCGGGGGCATCCGTCTCGAACCTGCCGCCCGGCGAGTAATGGTGAACGGCGCCGAAATCGCGCTGGCCAACAAGGAGTACGAGCTGCTTCGGGTCCTGCTCGAGCATGCGGGACAGGTGGTCTCGCGCGACACCATCCTCGCGGAGGTGTGGGGCGACGTCGAACTGCGAGGGTCCAAGACGCTGGACATGCACATGTCGTGGCTGCGCCGAAAGATCGGTGACGAGGGGCCCGCCGCCGAACGTCGGATCGCGACGGTCCGCGGCGTCGGTTTCCGGATCAACACCGACTAG